AACCACTACTTTTTCTTAATGGAGATCCAGATGCCACTTTTATGCTCATCGCTAACTAAGAGTTCAGGGCCTTCTGTCAATTCATATGAAGATGTGGGAAGCCACTCAGAGTAGATCCGTTGCCAATGGCTTTCAATGTGGGGCCAATCACCATCTATTTCAAAGATTGCCCATGTTGAAGCGGGTACCTCCAATGTAGTATAGTCATTGATCTCTTCCTTAGTTGAAGCCACTCCTATATACTGGTTAAACGTAGCATTTCCTTCCTCATCCTCTGAGTAATTGGCTGATGCATGCACCATTCCATAAGGATCCATATTTGACATAGATGCCAACTCACGCATTTTTGTATCATTAATTTCTGCCATCATCTCTTCGTAAGTTGGAGATAGGATTTCATTAATCATGTTAACGTTATTCTTCACGCCAACAATTTTAAACGCTTCTTTTTCAACAATACGATAATTCATTTCGGTTCCTCCTTGAATTGTTAATTGAAAGGCCATTCTAGGA
The genomic region above belongs to Bacillus sp. A301a_S52 and contains:
- a CDS encoding AraC family transcriptional regulator, whose protein sequence is MDMLKGMNEALNYIEENLANKIDLNEVANRAFCSEYHFKRLFSLLSGITISEYIRRRRLTLSALELKDAQTKVIDVALKYGYQSPDAFSRAFQNFHGVTPSLSRSSDQNLKAYPRMAFQLTIQGGTEMNYRIVEKEAFKIVGVKNNVNMINEILSPTYEEMMAEINDTKMRELASMSNMDPYGMVHASANYSEDEEGNATFNQYIGVASTKEEINDYTTLEVPASTWAIFEIDGDWPHIESHWQRIYSEWLPTSSYELTEGPELLVSDEHKSGIWISIKKK